A section of the Leminorella richardii genome encodes:
- a CDS encoding AcrZ family multidrug efflux pump-associated protein, translating into MFELLKSLVFAACMVPVVMAIILGLIYAFGELCNFISSFGHSD; encoded by the coding sequence ATGTTTGAATTATTGAAAAGCCTAGTGTTTGCAGCCTGCATGGTTCCCGTCGTGATGGCGATTATTTTGGGGCTGATTTACGCATTCGGTGAGCTGTGTAACTTTATTTCCAGCTTCGGCCACAGCGACTAG
- a CDS encoding pyridoxal phosphatase — protein sequence MKYQIIALDLDGTLLTSQKQILPESLNALAQARRQGVKVVIATGRHHVAIHPFYQALDLDTPAICCNGTYAYHYQNQRVLSGSPLSKEQALHLAKRLREHPIRSLLYVDGAMQYERHDEAIGRWQAWASRLPEHQRPVIEQVESYEAAIERADNVWKFATVCDDAELLSRFSDQIEQELGLTCERSWHNQIDMAQRGNSKGSRLQEWVMSLGLSMDNVIAFGDNLNDISMLSQAGLGVAMGNSSDEVKAAADMVTTENEHPGIAEVIKQHVLMG from the coding sequence ATGAAATACCAGATTATTGCCCTTGATTTAGACGGCACGCTGCTGACGTCTCAAAAACAAATCTTACCCGAGTCCCTCAACGCCTTAGCACAGGCACGCCGTCAAGGCGTGAAAGTTGTTATCGCTACCGGACGTCACCACGTGGCTATTCATCCTTTCTATCAGGCGCTTGATTTGGATACGCCCGCCATTTGCTGTAACGGCACCTATGCCTACCACTATCAAAATCAGCGCGTACTTTCCGGATCGCCGTTGAGCAAAGAGCAGGCGCTTCATCTCGCCAAGAGGCTGCGAGAGCATCCTATTCGCAGCCTGCTGTATGTTGACGGTGCCATGCAGTATGAACGCCACGATGAGGCCATTGGGCGCTGGCAAGCATGGGCCTCGCGCCTCCCTGAACATCAGCGTCCGGTCATTGAGCAGGTCGAAAGCTATGAGGCCGCGATTGAACGAGCGGATAACGTCTGGAAGTTCGCTACCGTTTGTGATGACGCTGAGCTTCTGTCTCGCTTTAGCGACCAGATAGAACAGGAGTTGGGATTAACCTGCGAACGCTCATGGCACAACCAGATCGATATGGCGCAAAGGGGTAACAGTAAGGGAAGTCGATTGCAAGAATGGGTAATGTCGCTAGGGCTATCAATGGATAACGTCATTGCCTTTGGTGACAACCTCAACGACATTAGCATGCTGTCTCAGGCTGGGCTTGGCGTCGCGATGGGGAACAGTAGTGATGAAGTAAAAGCCGCTGCTGACATGGTGACAACAGAAAACGAGCATCCTGGTATTGCTGAGGTGATTAAACAGCACGTGCTGATGGGCTAA
- the moaA gene encoding GTP 3',8-cyclase MoaA, translating to MLSQLTDAFDRKFYYLRLSITDVCNFRCTYCLPDGYKPHDNTRFLSLDEIRRVGRAFAELGTEKIRLTGGEPTLRRDFVDVIAALRENPAIRTLAVTTNGYRMARDVESWKAAGLTSINVSVDSLDARQFHSITGQDKFRQVMDGIDAGFAAGFKKIKVNTVLMRNVNDIALSSFLEWIRVRPIQLRFIELMETGEGTSLFRQHHVSGEVIRRQLLASGWQQAERSRSDGPAQVFTHPDYLGEIGLIMPYEQDFCLSCNRLRVSAVGNLHLCLFGEQGITLRDLLADDAQLGDLKDRIQEKLLMKKQTHFLHQGNSGITQNLSFIGG from the coding sequence ATGCTATCTCAGCTGACCGACGCGTTCGATCGCAAGTTCTACTATCTGCGTCTATCGATTACCGACGTCTGCAACTTCCGTTGCACTTACTGCTTGCCCGATGGCTATAAGCCGCACGACAACACACGCTTTTTGTCTCTGGATGAAATCCGCCGCGTGGGGCGCGCTTTTGCTGAGCTTGGGACGGAGAAAATCCGGCTAACAGGCGGTGAGCCAACTCTTCGTCGCGACTTTGTAGACGTGATTGCAGCCCTGCGTGAAAATCCCGCAATCCGCACTCTGGCGGTGACAACCAACGGCTACCGCATGGCTAGAGACGTTGAGAGCTGGAAAGCGGCGGGGCTGACGTCGATTAACGTCAGCGTCGACAGTCTGGACGCCCGTCAATTTCACTCCATTACCGGTCAGGACAAGTTCCGCCAGGTCATGGACGGCATTGACGCCGGTTTTGCCGCCGGCTTCAAAAAAATCAAAGTGAACACCGTGCTGATGCGCAACGTCAACGATATTGCGCTATCGAGCTTCCTTGAATGGATCCGCGTTCGTCCCATCCAACTGCGCTTTATCGAACTGATGGAAACAGGAGAGGGCACATCGCTGTTTCGTCAACATCACGTTTCTGGGGAAGTCATTCGCCGTCAGCTGCTCGCTAGCGGCTGGCAGCAGGCTGAGCGTAGCCGCAGCGACGGCCCGGCTCAGGTGTTTACCCACCCCGACTATCTGGGCGAAATCGGCCTCATCATGCCGTATGAGCAGGATTTCTGCCTGAGCTGTAACCGCCTTCGCGTTTCTGCCGTCGGCAACCTTCATCTTTGCCTGTTCGGTGAGCAGGGCATTACGCTGCGCGACCTGCTGGCTGACGATGCTCAGCTAGGCGATTTAAAAGATCGCATACAGGAAAAGCTGCTGATGAAAAAGCAGACGCACTTCCTGCACCAGGGCAACAGCGGCATCACGCAAAACCTGTCATTTATCGGCGGCTAA
- the yvcK gene encoding uridine diphosphate-N-acetylglucosamine-binding protein YvcK has product MRNRTLNDLEHVVALGGGHGLGRVMSALSSLGSRLTGIVTTTDNGGSTGRIRQAEGGIAWGDTRNCLNQLITEPSIASTMFEYRFSGNGELAGHNLGNLMLKALDNLSVRPLEAINLIRNLLKVDAYIIPMSEHPVDLAARDVEGNVVYGEVSVDGLHQMPEKLWLEPQVSATREAIDAIIEAELILVGPGSFMTSLLPPLLMADLADALLHSKAKIVYIGNLAKELSPAAASLSLKQKMHVIEQTLGGRKIDGIIVGPHTPVEGIADKAIVQQALEADDIPYRHDRDMLRNALECMLRRFSAAAKP; this is encoded by the coding sequence ATGCGTAACCGCACGTTAAACGATCTGGAACACGTTGTCGCCCTGGGCGGAGGACACGGCCTTGGCCGCGTTATGTCAGCGCTCTCTTCGCTCGGCTCTCGGCTTACCGGCATCGTCACCACGACCGACAACGGCGGCTCTACGGGAAGGATCCGCCAGGCTGAAGGCGGCATCGCCTGGGGCGATACCCGCAACTGTCTGAATCAGCTGATTACCGAACCCAGCATCGCCTCTACCATGTTTGAATATCGTTTTTCAGGCAACGGAGAACTGGCGGGGCACAATCTGGGAAACCTGATGCTTAAAGCGCTAGACAACCTGAGCGTCAGGCCGCTGGAAGCCATTAATCTTATCCGCAATTTGCTCAAAGTAGACGCCTACATTATTCCAATGTCTGAGCACCCCGTTGACCTTGCCGCTCGAGATGTTGAAGGCAATGTCGTATACGGTGAGGTCAGCGTTGACGGCCTACACCAGATGCCGGAGAAGCTCTGGCTAGAGCCGCAGGTAAGCGCCACCCGCGAAGCCATTGATGCGATTATCGAAGCAGAGTTAATCCTTGTCGGCCCGGGCAGCTTTATGACCAGCCTGCTGCCCCCTCTGCTGATGGCCGATCTTGCCGATGCCCTGCTCCACAGCAAGGCAAAAATCGTCTATATCGGCAATTTGGCTAAAGAGCTTAGCCCAGCAGCCGCCTCTTTGAGCTTAAAGCAAAAGATGCACGTCATTGAGCAAACGCTAGGCGGCAGGAAAATAGACGGCATTATTGTCGGGCCGCATACGCCCGTTGAAGGCATTGCCGATAAGGCCATCGTGCAACAGGCGTTAGAAGCAGACGATATTCCCTATCGCCACGACCGCGACATGCTGCGCAACGCGCTAGAATGTATGCTGCGCAGATTCAGTGCCGCGGCGAAGCCTTAA
- the moaB gene encoding molybdenum cofactor biosynthesis protein B, protein MGHAASEFIPVSLAVLTVSDSRGEAEDTSGHYLVDAAQAAGHKVVDKKIIKDDIYQIRAVVSDWIADENVQAVVITGGTGFTARDNTPEALLPLFDREVEGFGELFRMLSYEDIGTSTIQSRAVAGIANQTIVFAVPGSTNACRMAWERIIVEQLDARHRPCNFLPHLRKK, encoded by the coding sequence ATGGGACACGCAGCCAGTGAATTTATTCCGGTTTCTCTTGCGGTACTGACCGTTTCCGATTCTCGCGGAGAAGCGGAAGACACCTCCGGGCACTATTTGGTGGACGCGGCGCAGGCCGCAGGGCATAAGGTTGTCGATAAGAAAATTATTAAAGACGATATCTATCAGATCCGCGCTGTGGTTTCAGACTGGATTGCCGACGAGAACGTACAGGCCGTCGTCATTACCGGCGGCACCGGATTTACCGCACGTGACAACACGCCGGAGGCGCTGTTGCCGCTGTTCGACCGCGAAGTGGAAGGCTTCGGCGAGCTGTTTCGCATGCTCTCCTATGAAGACATCGGTACGTCGACGATTCAGTCCCGCGCAGTAGCCGGGATTGCCAACCAGACAATCGTCTTCGCAGTACCCGGCTCGACCAATGCCTGCCGTATGGCGTGGGAGCGCATCATTGTCGAACAGTTGGATGCTCGCCATCGCCCGTGTAACTTTCTTCCCCATTTGCGTAAAAAATAG
- the modB gene encoding molybdate ABC transporter permease subunit, with product MLSAYEYEALLLSLKVAAVAVAFSLPIGIMVAWVLARCNFPGKALIDSVIHLPLVLPPVVIGYLLLIGMGKRGIIGQWLYEWFGFSFTFSWRGAVLASAVIAFPLMVRAIRLALEAVDTRLEQAARTLGAGFWRVFFTVTLPLAFPGLLAGVVLAFARSLGEFGATITFVSNIPGETRTIPLAMYTLIETPGAEGDAARLCIIAILLSLLSLLMSEWLARWSQKRLRG from the coding sequence ATGCTTTCTGCCTATGAGTATGAAGCCCTGCTGCTGAGCCTGAAAGTGGCTGCAGTGGCAGTGGCTTTTAGCCTTCCGATCGGCATCATGGTCGCCTGGGTGCTGGCTCGCTGTAATTTTCCCGGTAAAGCCCTGATTGACAGCGTTATTCACCTTCCTCTTGTGCTCCCTCCCGTTGTTATTGGCTATCTGCTGCTGATAGGCATGGGGAAAAGGGGCATTATCGGCCAGTGGCTGTATGAGTGGTTCGGCTTCAGCTTCACGTTTAGCTGGCGAGGCGCTGTGTTGGCGTCAGCGGTGATTGCTTTTCCTCTAATGGTTAGGGCGATTCGGCTGGCTCTGGAAGCAGTTGATACTCGACTGGAACAGGCGGCAAGAACGCTGGGTGCGGGCTTTTGGCGTGTGTTCTTTACCGTTACGCTGCCGCTGGCGTTTCCCGGCCTTTTGGCGGGTGTTGTATTAGCCTTCGCCCGTTCGCTGGGAGAGTTCGGCGCAACGATAACCTTTGTTTCAAACATTCCCGGTGAAACGCGAACTATCCCGCTGGCAATGTATACGCTGATTGAAACGCCTGGGGCTGAAGGCGATGCGGCACGTCTGTGCATTATCGCTATTTTGCTCTCTTTACTGTCGCTGCTGATGTCAGAGTGGCTGGCGCGCTGGAGCCAGAAGAGGCTGAGAGGCTAA
- a CDS encoding VF530 family DNA-binding protein, with protein sequence MHANDPLHGVTLERLLTDMVEQHGWAFLAQRVNINCFKSDPSIKSSLKFLRRTPWARQQVEDLYLSLMEEGKNEANPWGKWGE encoded by the coding sequence ATGCATGCTAACGATCCCCTACACGGCGTAACGCTCGAACGCCTGTTGACCGACATGGTTGAACAGCACGGTTGGGCATTTTTGGCTCAGAGAGTGAATATCAACTGCTTTAAAAGTGACCCCAGCATAAAGTCCAGCCTGAAGTTCCTGCGCCGAACCCCGTGGGCGCGCCAGCAGGTTGAAGATCTCTATCTATCGCTGATGGAAGAGGGAAAAAACGAAGCCAACCCGTGGGGGAAGTGGGGGGAGTAA
- the modA gene encoding molybdate ABC transporter substrate-binding protein, with protein MKKTFKMTALIALLAAGALNTAIAAEKITVFAAASLTNALDEIAAKYQKESGVEIKASYASSSTLARQIEQGAPADMFISADQQWMDYVADKKLIEEKSRVTLLGNDLVLVAPMESELKHVNVNKVTDWSVLLKDSKLAVGDPDHVPAGIYTKQALTYLGSWDQLSPKMARANNVRAALALVERAEAPLGIVYGSDAVASKKVKVVGIFPEESHLPVEYPMATVKGHSTAVVEAFSKYLATPEASEVFTRYGFSPRVK; from the coding sequence ATGAAAAAGACATTTAAAATGACGGCGCTGATCGCCTTACTGGCCGCTGGCGCACTGAATACAGCCATTGCGGCAGAGAAAATCACCGTATTTGCGGCTGCGTCGTTAACCAACGCGCTGGATGAAATTGCGGCTAAATACCAGAAAGAATCTGGCGTAGAAATTAAAGCGTCCTATGCGTCATCGTCAACGCTGGCTCGCCAAATTGAGCAGGGCGCTCCGGCAGATATGTTTATTTCCGCCGATCAGCAGTGGATGGACTATGTTGCAGACAAGAAGCTGATTGAAGAGAAAAGTCGTGTCACGCTGCTGGGCAACGATTTGGTGCTGGTAGCGCCAATGGAGAGTGAGCTTAAGCACGTTAACGTTAATAAAGTCACTGACTGGTCAGTGCTGCTGAAAGACAGCAAGCTGGCAGTGGGCGATCCGGATCACGTGCCAGCCGGTATATATACTAAGCAGGCGTTAACCTATCTGGGCTCTTGGGATCAGCTTTCTCCCAAAATGGCTCGTGCTAACAACGTCCGCGCTGCACTGGCTCTGGTTGAACGTGCAGAAGCGCCTTTAGGCATCGTATACGGCTCTGACGCGGTAGCCAGCAAGAAGGTCAAAGTGGTCGGTATCTTCCCTGAAGAAAGCCACCTGCCGGTAGAGTACCCGATGGCCACTGTTAAGGGGCATTCCACCGCAGTTGTGGAGGCATTCTCCAAGTATCTGGCTACGCCTGAGGCTTCAGAAGTCTTTACCCGTTACGGCTTTAGCCCGCGCGTGAAGTAA
- a CDS encoding glycine zipper 2TM domain-containing protein, whose amino-acid sequence MKSYGLRVALAGGLALSLVGCSSDLSSDAYKEGQVGQASRTLAGVIVSSRVVEVEGNSSIGGLVGSAAGGVAGSAIGGGFRANALGAIGGALLGGLAGSSIEKSASKQQAIEYVIQTDNSGLITVAQGIEQPLAIGQRVLVIEGKPARVIVDSRPDAQK is encoded by the coding sequence ATGAAATCGTACGGTTTACGCGTCGCACTAGCCGGGGGGCTGGCGCTGTCGCTTGTGGGATGTTCATCCGATCTCTCGTCAGATGCTTATAAAGAAGGGCAGGTTGGGCAGGCGAGCAGAACGCTGGCGGGGGTTATCGTTAGCTCTCGGGTGGTTGAGGTTGAGGGCAACAGCAGCATCGGTGGGCTGGTGGGGTCGGCAGCGGGAGGTGTGGCGGGTTCGGCTATTGGCGGCGGCTTCAGGGCTAACGCTCTGGGAGCCATTGGCGGTGCGCTGCTGGGCGGCCTTGCCGGATCGTCTATAGAAAAGAGCGCCTCTAAACAGCAGGCAATAGAGTACGTGATTCAGACTGACAACAGCGGCCTGATTACCGTTGCGCAGGGCATTGAGCAGCCTCTGGCGATCGGCCAGCGGGTGCTGGTGATTGAGGGAAAACCGGCGCGGGTGATTGTTGATTCACGGCCCGATGCGCAAAAGTAG
- the uvrB gene encoding excinuclease ABC subunit UvrB has translation MSKTFKLHSAFQPAGDQPEAIRRLSEGLEDGLAHQTLLGVTGSGKTFTIANVIAQLERPTMILAPNKTLAAQLYGEMKAFFPENAVEYFVSYYDYYQPEAYVPSSDTFIEKDASINEHIEQMRLSATKALLERRDVVLVASVSAIYGLGDPDAYLKMMLHLTRGMIIDQRAILQRLSELQYTRNDQAFQRSTFRVRGEVIDVFPAESDEYALRIELFDEEVERLSLFDPLTGQVQQVVPRFTVYPKSHYVTPRERILEAIEGIKEELVDRRKVLLANDKLVEEQRLTQRTQFDIEMMNELGYCSGIENYSRYLSGRKEGEPPPTLFDYLPADGLLVIDESHVTVPQIGGMYRGDRARKETLVEYGFRLPSALDNRPMRFEEFEQLAPQTIYVSATPGNYELEKSCGEVIDQVVRPTGLLDPEIEVRPVATQVDDLLSEIRIRAEKNERVLVTTLTKRMAEDLTEYLEEHGERVRYLHSDIDTVERVEIIRDLRLGEFDVLVGINLLREGLDMPEVSLVAILDADKEGFLRSERSLIQTIGRAARNLHGKAILYGDRITNSMAKAIEETERRRAKQMAYNEANGITPQGLNKSVEDILELGQGLGTLKHSKGRGKKRAAEPTVDYQALSPQALDKKIHELEGKMYQHAQNLEFEEAAQLRDELQRLRERFIALS, from the coding sequence ATGAGCAAAACATTTAAGCTTCATTCAGCCTTTCAGCCCGCAGGCGATCAGCCTGAGGCCATTCGGCGACTATCCGAAGGGCTGGAGGACGGTCTGGCGCATCAGACGCTGCTGGGAGTGACCGGCTCCGGTAAAACGTTCACCATTGCTAATGTGATTGCTCAGCTGGAGCGCCCGACCATGATTCTGGCGCCCAACAAAACGCTGGCGGCTCAGCTTTACGGCGAAATGAAAGCCTTCTTTCCGGAAAACGCCGTTGAGTATTTTGTCTCTTACTACGACTACTACCAGCCAGAAGCCTATGTGCCGAGTTCCGACACTTTTATCGAGAAAGACGCCTCCATTAACGAACACATCGAACAGATGCGGCTATCGGCGACCAAAGCCCTGCTGGAGCGCCGTGATGTGGTGCTGGTTGCGTCCGTTTCGGCGATATATGGTCTGGGGGATCCCGACGCCTATTTAAAGATGATGCTGCACTTAACGCGCGGCATGATTATCGATCAGCGCGCTATCCTACAGCGGCTGTCTGAACTTCAGTACACGCGCAACGATCAGGCCTTCCAGCGCAGTACTTTCCGCGTGCGCGGTGAGGTGATTGACGTGTTCCCGGCAGAATCGGACGAATACGCGCTGCGCATTGAGCTGTTTGATGAAGAGGTTGAGCGTCTGTCGCTGTTTGACCCGCTAACAGGTCAGGTTCAACAGGTAGTGCCGCGCTTTACCGTTTACCCAAAAAGCCACTACGTAACGCCGCGTGAGCGTATTCTTGAGGCTATTGAAGGCATTAAAGAGGAGCTGGTGGATCGCCGCAAAGTGCTGCTGGCGAACGACAAGCTGGTGGAAGAGCAGCGCCTGACGCAGCGCACTCAGTTCGACATTGAGATGATGAACGAGCTGGGCTACTGCTCGGGGATTGAAAACTACTCTCGCTACCTCTCCGGGCGTAAAGAAGGGGAACCGCCCCCGACGCTGTTTGACTACTTGCCCGCAGACGGCTTGCTGGTGATTGACGAATCCCACGTTACCGTGCCGCAGATCGGCGGCATGTACCGAGGCGACCGAGCGCGCAAAGAAACGCTGGTTGAATACGGCTTCCGCCTACCGTCAGCGCTGGATAACCGCCCCATGCGCTTTGAAGAGTTTGAACAGCTGGCTCCGCAAACGATTTACGTATCGGCCACGCCGGGTAACTATGAGCTGGAGAAGTCCTGCGGCGAAGTGATTGATCAGGTCGTCAGGCCGACTGGCCTGCTGGATCCTGAAATTGAGGTGCGTCCGGTGGCGACGCAGGTAGACGACCTGCTGTCGGAGATCCGTATACGCGCCGAGAAGAACGAGCGGGTACTGGTGACGACGCTGACCAAGCGAATGGCGGAAGACCTGACCGAATATCTGGAAGAACACGGCGAGCGGGTGCGCTACCTGCACTCGGATATTGATACCGTCGAGCGGGTCGAAATCATTCGCGATTTGCGCCTAGGCGAGTTCGACGTGCTGGTGGGGATAAACCTGCTGCGAGAGGGGCTAGACATGCCGGAAGTCTCGCTGGTAGCCATATTGGATGCCGACAAAGAAGGCTTCCTGCGCTCCGAGCGCTCCCTAATCCAGACAATCGGCCGCGCTGCCCGTAACCTGCACGGCAAGGCGATTTTGTACGGCGACAGGATAACCAACTCCATGGCGAAGGCCATTGAAGAGACAGAGCGTCGCCGCGCGAAGCAAATGGCCTATAACGAGGCCAATGGCATCACGCCGCAGGGGCTGAACAAGTCAGTTGAGGACATTCTTGAACTGGGTCAGGGTTTGGGTACTCTGAAACACAGCAAGGGTCGCGGCAAAAAGCGGGCAGCGGAGCCGACGGTGGACTATCAGGCACTTTCCCCACAGGCGCTGGACAAAAAAATCCACGAACTGGAAGGCAAGATGTACCAGCACGCTCAGAATTTGGAGTTCGAAGAGGCCGCACAGCTTCGAGACGAGCTTCAGCGTCTGCGCGAGCGGTTTATTGCGCTGTCTTAG
- the modE gene encoding molybdenum-dependent transcriptional regulator yields the protein MNAELLLTFKLQGQLFADPKRIALLKQIDITGSISQGAKQAGISYKSAWDAVNEMNQLTDRLLVERATGGKGGGGAHLTAYGKRLLQLYGLLEKIQQKAFDALHDDDIPLDSLLGAIARFSLQTSARNQFFSTVLPAESTVPPGYIQVLLADGKTRLYASLTNQSIKRLGLVQGKEVLALIKAPLIELHNAEVKGEDNCLSGRVASITPSEQRVEVLLTLEGGETLCSTVTPSQAKALELTEGQTLWATFHAESVIIATLC from the coding sequence ATGAATGCTGAATTATTATTGACCTTTAAGCTGCAGGGACAGCTGTTCGCCGACCCTAAACGCATTGCTCTTCTCAAACAAATCGATATCACAGGGTCAATAAGCCAAGGCGCCAAGCAGGCAGGCATTAGCTATAAGAGCGCCTGGGATGCGGTGAACGAAATGAATCAGTTGACCGATCGCCTGTTGGTGGAACGCGCTACCGGCGGAAAAGGCGGCGGCGGCGCACATTTAACCGCCTACGGCAAGCGCCTGCTTCAGCTTTATGGCCTGCTGGAGAAAATTCAGCAAAAGGCGTTTGATGCGCTGCACGATGACGATATTCCTCTAGATAGCCTGCTGGGCGCCATTGCTCGCTTCTCGCTGCAAACTAGCGCCCGCAACCAGTTCTTCAGCACTGTGCTACCGGCCGAATCTACCGTACCGCCGGGGTACATTCAGGTGCTGTTAGCCGATGGGAAAACGCGCCTGTATGCCTCCCTGACAAACCAGAGCATTAAAAGACTGGGTCTAGTACAGGGGAAAGAGGTGCTAGCGCTGATAAAAGCCCCACTGATTGAACTCCACAACGCTGAAGTCAAAGGCGAAGATAACTGTTTATCTGGGCGAGTTGCGTCAATTACGCCAAGCGAGCAGCGCGTGGAAGTGCTGCTCACCCTTGAAGGCGGTGAAACGCTGTGCTCTACCGTTACTCCTTCACAGGCAAAAGCGCTGGAGCTCACAGAAGGCCAAACACTCTGGGCCACGTTCCATGCAGAAAGCGTGATTATCGCCACGCTCTGTTAA
- the modC gene encoding molybdenum ABC transporter ATP-binding protein ModC, whose translation MLKLDFKQQLGALGLAVSVEVPANGITAVFGLSGAGKTSLINAVSGLTKPDSGVITLNDRPLVDCSKGLYLPPEKRRIGYVFQEARLFPHYSIRGNLQYGMKAKMRTQFDDIVELLGIGHLLKRFPMTLSGGEKQRVAIGRALLTSPELLLMDEPLASLDVPRKRELIPYLERLAKDVNIPILYVTHSMEEILRLAEQVIVLDAGKVRASGELEAVWASDAMIPWLQQEEQSSVWNVTLSHQHDVYPMSALALGESRLWVNRLETPIGHRVRVRISAADVSLALSLPEQSSIRNILPAEVIEVRDYDDRVEVKLNVEQHTLWARISPWARDELDIAVGQRLFAQIKSVSISREVG comes from the coding sequence ATGCTTAAACTTGATTTTAAACAGCAGCTGGGTGCGCTGGGGCTAGCGGTTTCCGTTGAGGTTCCTGCCAACGGCATCACCGCCGTATTTGGCCTGTCAGGCGCAGGGAAAACCTCCCTCATCAACGCAGTAAGCGGCCTGACAAAGCCGGACAGCGGCGTGATTACGCTTAACGACCGCCCGCTGGTGGACTGTAGCAAAGGCCTTTATTTACCCCCTGAAAAGCGCCGTATCGGCTACGTTTTTCAGGAAGCACGGCTGTTTCCTCACTACAGCATTCGGGGCAATCTTCAGTACGGCATGAAGGCAAAGATGCGCACTCAGTTTGACGACATTGTTGAACTGCTGGGCATTGGCCATTTACTAAAGCGCTTTCCGATGACCCTTTCAGGTGGGGAAAAACAGCGCGTGGCTATTGGTCGTGCACTGCTAACGTCGCCAGAGCTGCTGTTAATGGATGAGCCTTTGGCGTCTTTAGACGTGCCGCGTAAGCGAGAGCTAATCCCCTATTTGGAAAGGCTGGCGAAAGACGTCAATATTCCCATTCTCTACGTCACCCACAGCATGGAAGAGATTCTACGGCTGGCGGAGCAGGTCATCGTACTGGATGCCGGAAAGGTTCGGGCTTCAGGCGAGCTTGAAGCCGTCTGGGCGAGCGATGCCATGATTCCTTGGCTCCAGCAGGAAGAGCAGAGCAGCGTATGGAACGTCACACTGTCACATCAGCACGACGTTTATCCCATGAGCGCGCTGGCGCTGGGTGAAAGCCGCCTGTGGGTCAACCGCTTGGAGACGCCGATAGGCCATCGAGTGAGAGTGCGCATCAGCGCTGCCGATGTGTCTTTGGCGCTGAGCCTGCCGGAGCAGAGCAGTATCCGCAATATTTTGCCTGCTGAAGTCATTGAAGTTCGAGATTATGACGATCGCGTCGAAGTTAAGCTCAACGTTGAACAGCACACGCTATGGGCGAGGATCTCACCATGGGCGCGAGACGAGCTGGATATTGCCGTTGGCCAACGGCTGTTTGCGCAGATAAAGAGTGTTTCCATCAGCCGGGAAGTTGGCTAA